The genomic interval CGCGCCAATCTCCTGGAGGCGGTCAATCTGCTCTCGCAGGCAGGGTTCGAGATAAAGGACTTCGGTCTGGTCGATCCCGACACCGGAGAACAGATGGTCGTCGAGTTCCTCATTGGAGACAAGGACCTCGAGCGAGTGATCTTGTTCTATCAGCCGGCACTGGAGCGGATAGGAATAAAGGTTAGTGTCCGCCTGGTCGACGACATACAATACACCAACCGTCTGCGCGAATGGGACTTCGATATCATCGTCTCCAACTGGCAGGAATCGCTCACGCCCGGCAACGAACAGCGTGACTATTGGGGGTCACGCGCAGCAAGCCAGCATGGATCGCGTAATCTGATCGGCATCGAGGACCCTGCGGTCGACGCGCTTATCGGGCGCATCATCTTCGCGGATACCAGGGACGAACTTGTCGCCGCCGCCAGGGCGCTGGATCGGGTGCTGTTGTGGAACCATTTTGTCGTGCCGCAATGGACCCTCTTCAACGAACGCACCGCACGCTGGGACCGGTTTGGTCATCCCGAACAGATGCCGAAATACGGTATGGCCGCCTTCCCCACACTTTGGTGGCGGGAGGAGGAGGGAATCGCGAAGCAGCGGTCGATAACGAACGGGAAGATCAACCAGAGAGGCAAGAGGCTCACATGAAGAAATCGCTTTTGCGCACCGTGGGAATTGCCTGCGCGATATCAGCTGCGATCGTTTATCTTGGACAGGGGCCCGAGGTTGCTGCCGGTCCTCCGAAAACCGATCTGGGACTCGTCGCCGGCGTGATGCAGCTCGTTCAGCGAGACTATGTGCATCCAGTCACCTCAAGCCAGCTCACCGACGATGCCCTGAAGGGAATGCTTTCTCGCCTCGATCCGCATTCCTCCTATATGACCGAGCCGGAATTCCGCGAGTCCGTGGAGGACCTGAACGGAAAGTTCGGCGGCGTCGGCCTGAAGATCTCGGATCGTAACGGACTACCAACCGTCATCTCTCCGATCGACGACACCCCGGCGGCCCGGGCGGGCGTACAGCCGGGCGACGCGATCGTCTCGGTCGATGGCCAAAGTACGCATGGCGCGAATCTGATGGAGGTTGTCAGGAAGATTCGCGGAAAGCCGGAAACGACGGTCAAACTGACGATCGTCCGCGGCGGTAAATCGCCGTTCGACGTACCCCTCACCCGGCAAGTCATTAAAGTCCATAGCGTCAAGTCAAAGCTGGAGCCGGATAACATCGGTTACGTACGAATCAGCGAGTTTGGCCAGGACACGCCAAACGAACTCCGGCAAGCGATCTCGACGCTGAAGTCTGACGCCGGCGGCAAGCTGGCGGGCCTCGTCCTGGACCTGAGAAATGACCCGGGCGGCTTTCTCTCATCTGCGGTTGACGTGTCCGGCAACTTCCTGAACGGCGGTACAGTCGTCTCCATCCGGGGGCGTAACAGCAGCGACGATCGTTCGTTTAAGGCACCTGAAACGGGAGCCTTATTGCCGGACACACCAATGGTGGTTCTCGTCAACGGCGCCTCGGCGTCGGCGTCCGAAATCGTGGCGGGCGCACTGCAGGACCGTCACCGTGCGACCGTGATGGGGACCCAGAGTTTCGGCAAGGGATCGGTTCAATCCATCATCACGATCAAGGGCCATGGCGCCTTGCGACTGACGACTGCCCTTTACTATACGCCGTCGGGCCGCTCCATTCAGGAGGATGGCATCACGCCCGATATCGTCGTCCAGGCGCCGAAAGACGAACAAGTCGCAAATTCCATGGTCCGGCGCGAAGATCAACTCCAAGGCGCTTTCGCAAATCCCGGGCCACTCACAAAATCCAAAGTCGGATCATACGGCAAGCACGGGTCCGCTGAAACGACATCCCCACCCATCAAGGAACAATTGATCGGAACCAATCAAGACGCGCAACTCACGGCCGCGCTGAACCATCTCGAGCGACCGCCAGCACCAAATTCCACGACCGCCGGTGCGAGCGGATCGGGAGCAATGCCGTTGTGAGGCGGCGCCCACGCACGCAGGATGAACGTCCATGTCTCTGCATAAATGTCTCTGCATAAACCACGCCCATGACCAGCGATGAGCCCGCCACTCGCTCCGGAAAGGGAAGAAGGACGATTCCCGGCGAGTTGTCCGCGCTGATGCGAGAGGATTTGCGCGCACTCGGGGGTTGGATAGGCCTGATCATCGCGTCGCTGATCGCCTTCTGGCTCACCGAAGGAACGCAATATCATCAGCTTGCGGCGGGACTTCTGATGTCGTCGTCGACGCTGTTTATCCTGATGGCATTGTTCGAATGCCTTTGGCGGCTGTTCGTTGGCCGGAGTCCTTGAGACGCCAAGATGATCCGGCGCAGCGACGGAAGGACCGTTTGATGCGCAATCATGAAACCATGACAAGTGGCGAACCGGAGTAGTCCGCCAATCTGGCTCTTGAAGGATATACATGATGCGCCCAGAACGCAGCGTTGCGCGTATCGATGTACACTCGGGTCCGAATCAGGCGACCGTGGCCGTTTTCGTTTGCCGTGGCCCGGCGCGGAAGCTTGGTCGTCGCAGACTATCCTCAACATATATATTCGGACCCATCGACGCAGCATGCCCCAACCCGCCATTGCCGCCAGCGAGCAAAAGTCCGCCACCGCTCCAACAGCGCTATCGGTTCTCAATTCCGTCTTTGGGCTGCCTGCCTTTCGCGGTGCCCAGGAGGAAATCGTCCGGCACGTGACGACAGGCGGCAATTGCCTGGTGCTGATGCCGACCGGTGGCGGCAAGTCGCTGTGCTACCAGTTACCGTCGTTGTTGCGTGAAGGCTGCGGCATCGTGGTGTCGCCGCTGATTGCGCTGATGCGCGACCAGGTCGCGGGCCTGCTCGAGGCGGGCGTCAAGGCGGCGGTGCTGAACTCAACGCTATCCTGGGACGATGCCTCCGAGATCGAGCAGCGCCTGCTGGCCGGCGACCTCGACCTGCTTTACATCGCTCCGGAACGGCTGCTGACGCCACGTTGCCTCGCGATGCTGAGCCGCGCGCGGTTGGCGTTGTTCGCCGTCGACGAGGCGCATTGCGTATCGCAGTGGGGGCACGATTTTCGGCCCGAATACATCGGACTGTCGGTGCTCGCGGAGCGCTTTTCCGGGGTGCCGCGCATCGCGCTGACCGCGACCGCAGATGACCTCACCCGGCGCGAGATTGTCGAGCGCCTCGCACTGAATGGCGCGCCGAGCTTCGTGGCCAGTTTCGACCGGCCGAATATTCGGTATGAGATCATCGACAAGAAGAACGCCCGGATGCAACTCAAGGCGTTCATCAACGAGCGCCATGCCGGCGATGCCGGCATCGTCTATTGCCTGTCGCGCGCCAAGGTCGAGGATACCGCCGCCGCGCTGACCAGGGCCGGCATTGCGGCGCTGCCTTATCACGCCGGCCTGGATGCGAGCTTGCGTGCCCGCAATCAGGATCGCTTCCTCAATGAGGATGGCGTCGTCATCGTCGCCACCGTGGCGTTCGGCATGGGGATCGAC from Nitrobacter sp. NHB1 carries:
- a CDS encoding S41 family peptidase, coding for MKKSLLRTVGIACAISAAIVYLGQGPEVAAGPPKTDLGLVAGVMQLVQRDYVHPVTSSQLTDDALKGMLSRLDPHSSYMTEPEFRESVEDLNGKFGGVGLKISDRNGLPTVISPIDDTPAARAGVQPGDAIVSVDGQSTHGANLMEVVRKIRGKPETTVKLTIVRGGKSPFDVPLTRQVIKVHSVKSKLEPDNIGYVRISEFGQDTPNELRQAISTLKSDAGGKLAGLVLDLRNDPGGFLSSAVDVSGNFLNGGTVVSIRGRNSSDDRSFKAPETGALLPDTPMVVLVNGASASASEIVAGALQDRHRATVMGTQSFGKGSVQSIITIKGHGALRLTTALYYTPSGRSIQEDGITPDIVVQAPKDEQVANSMVRREDQLQGAFANPGPLTKSKVGSYGKHGSAETTSPPIKEQLIGTNQDAQLTAALNHLERPPAPNSTTAGASGSGAMPL